TCAGATACGCAAACTtgctataaatatttaattgatattaCAAATGTCCAGGTTTACGGTAAACATTTCGTACTACACCTGCACCAGGTACGTTAAACTTATGTGATGACACAATCTTTGAGCAAACAAAAATTCATAGGAAAAAGTTTCTTTGCTgtagtaaaattgtttttcttattaCAAGGTAAAGTTCGGTAAACGGATGTAAGGACTCTTAGCACGAAAATATTACTTACTGAATTAGTTGAAGAAAGCAAtcaaacttttatatttatttcacattaagttatttgtttaacaTAGAATGCAGTCGTAGTGGATAATGTCATATTATCCCGGCAACACTAAAAACTTGCTCTCGTGTATGTCATACATATTCTTATTTCAGTCTATTTCACACATAAACGCCGCAcagaataaatgaaaatatatgctcaTAATTCAAACACCGTGGAACAAAACGTTAAAAGCATCGCCTATCAccgtaaatctttaaacttaaaaaaaaaaagttcaatacGTCGACTTTTTTGGCCCGGAGAGAGCAGACCAAACAATTGACGGCTCTTTTCGTGTTTATTGACTACTAATTAGCGTCCTCGGCTCGCACTCTAGTCAGCAGGGCGGGGGAGATTGGTCTTTTATCTATAGACTGTGTCACGGCCAGCCCAGGCTTGTTAATACGTCACGGGGTCACTACCGGAGCACTGACCCAAAGTCTCCTCTCGACAGAACACAACTTCTTGTCGAAACTAATTAAAAACATACGTTAAAGAACTCCCCCAAGTCCACGTGTTAAAATTAATCACCGTTCTTAAGCCGCCATCAATAATACATTGAGGCGGACTATTGTTTCTTACCGaatcttaattaattttttcactttCTAGTGTGTATGGACACGATAGGGTCCTATTGATTACCCTTGGAATGgaacccacccaccccccccccccccctccttcttCATCCACGGACTTGTCACCAGTCAAAAGACCAGTTATTTGTTACACCGTACCGTCGCGTTCAGAAACCGACGAAAAGCGACCACTCGATTGGATTGATGCAGTAGCAGCACTCTATCACGTTTGATGAGATTTACCCacacaaaaaaaatccattttctgATATTAAAGTATAAACTAATAAACTCCCAATTTGAAAGTTTTTTCAGAGCTTTTCATTCAATTATTCTAAAGTTTTTTAGGTTCCACTATGCAATTTTCCAGATGAGATAAAATTGTTTccattatcaaatatttttaggTGGGCTAAGATTGTTTTTCAAACGGAATTGTAAATCTCTTTGCTACACGAgtgagtgtacatgtattttcaaaatcttttgaaaactaTATATGGTTCATTATGGTATTCATTTAGACCTCCATTATTTCCAGATAAATGAAACGTATCAACTATGAAATGTCTAGATCAGTCATAATCATTACTTACCTACTTAATAAATTGCACAAGAAGTTTGAAGAAGACTAATAACTCTACCTCAAATAAAATCACCAAACTTTCTGATATTTATCATGGAAATTTAATAATGCAAAACtctattcttattttttgttcaaaaatgtGTTATGATACTTCGTTTGATTTTAACCGAATTGCACAAAAGAATCACTTAGATGAATTATTCTGGGATAATCAAACACTCTTTAGTGGTAATCtctcttacatgtacatgtatgttcaaatcattgtacAAACCCACGATGCATGCACAGCGTATTTGATACACACTAGGGGTAGGTTTTCTTGGAACGATGTAGCTTGGTCCTGCCAATCAAGTTCTGCAACACAAAAAACGACCGAATGAAATTATCCAATGATATCCGATTACaagatttgttttgaaattacataattttgCTAAAAATCATGGATGTTATCAATTCCCTAAAGAAAACACATCcttgatattttacatgttttcaatctaaaatttcaaatcttcatttcaaaaaatgaGGAATATAGATTTCAAACACATTTAAGAAAACTGAGAAAAGGGTGGTTTGAAATTGTTATCATATCCCGGTAAgatatgtttttaatatttttagctGTCTTGATTTACTCGGAGAAGATCTTAAATATCTGATATAAAAGGATTCAAAACACACACGCCCATAGACTTGTTTTTCCCACTGGTCAGACGTGTTCGGAGCAGAATAGTGCCCACGTGGCGTGATAGTTGTAAAGCCCGGATGTTGATTGGATTTTGTGACACTAGTCGTTAGATCGGACAGTTAACATTCAACCTCGAATTGGTTTTTCACAAAGAAAATAGTCATGTGTTTAGTAAAGTTAAAAACCATGATTAACTACATGTTCTTGCAGTCAAGGGTTTGGTGATTTGTGTATCTTTTTCGAAAATTAGCAAAACATAAAACAGTCAATCAGtgaaacaagcaaaaaaaaatgtacataggAGTTTTTGATTTGTCGGTTAATCGTGTAATATTCGCACTCTTATGTATCTTTTATCAACGTGGAAAAAACCACACCAATCTTTCTGCAATCTATTTTAGAGGGCCTTTCTCGGAGACTTTCATCATGTTCTCCCGGCATGCCTGTACTCTAAAGCTTAGCATGATTAATGTTTGATATCTACATCTAACCAGGTATCAGTCGGAGGTGTCAATATACACCAAAAACTGGATAAAACTTTTGTGAGTCTGCAAGAACGTCACCATCTAGTCAGAGAGAAAACAATACGGGAAAAGGCCCGAGTAGTAACGAAAGTCTCATCAGTCCGTGGGGACCATTTAAATCAATTGCAATCTTCTCTTAAGAACCATGTCTATGTCAGCTCCTTCATGCTGGGTTGTTTTGTATTGTAATTTTGTGAATCAGGAAAGGATCGGGTCTGCAGGACTTTTACTGGAACGGAGGAAACACGCACGCTTCCGAGAGTCACGGTATTGCACGACCAACGGCAGAGGGCGCTGTCAGCTCTCGTTATCTTCTCGATTCATCATCCATGGAGAGATCTCAGATTTATggaaatcaaacaattaagGTTAGAGCAGTCCTGGGTCTGAAAATGTTTACAGTATCCTTACTTGTGTCGTTAAAGAATTGTTTGCAGAAATTCTCAAATGACACGGTGAACAGACAATTACGTTACATTGATTGATGACTCGGGTAAACCGAGTGTCATTAGCGGCCTGACATCAAAACGatacttttaattttcagtctagatacaaaacaaaactagaTCATTATAAAGTTATTCGTAGACTAGCATCTAGGTTTATCTGCAATACTGTGTATTCTAATTCCCACGGTTGAAAACATCTTAAAACCACCTGCAAACGACTTCACAACAGCCAAACTTAAAACTGTTTCACTGATAAAAATTGCATCGTCACTAATCCTTTTATAAATGCATgtcaaatatacatttaattaagaACATTTATCTAAAAGACAACCCTATATATCTCCTTTTCAATTTACTAGTAGATACAAAAGCAACGTAATATTTCCAGTGTTTGCAAGACATAAATAAACACTATCGTGCTACGTTTTTGTACGTTATAGAGAGATTCTGCCATGTTTTTACGCAATTGATCATGTCACTATTTCCAGGtaaattaagaaatttaatACACAGCATTACAAATTAATCAAAATGTTCTATGACATTATTTCTACAGTACAAGAATGCTCATAATTAATTGCTACAATATCAACCAATGTAAATTCTGCAGTCTAGGTACACTAAATATGAAACCTAATTCAACAAGTATATTAAACCTCCTCGTCCAACACACCGTCTTCTATGTGAATTCCAATGACGTAACGTCGGTACAGCTTCTTGAATCTACTGAAGAACCTTCCTATTTCACCACAACAAAACTCGCACCCATCCGTAACCGGCTGGGGTGCCGTCTTCCTACAGAATGCGGCGAACGCCCCGGGACAGAACTGACGAAATAGAAGCCTCAGTAGGATGAGAAAGAACACTGTCCCCGTGACGATCCAGAGCACTGCCATTAGGTTTCCAGAATCCTCGGGGGTCTTGGCGTGAACTACCCGCTGAACTTTGTCGTTATCCAACAGAAAGGAATCCTCGTGTATCATCTTTTTATAAGGTTCATCATTAAAAGACTGTTTGAGGTTGAACGCCTTTTCGTGGTAGACTACCTTGGACAATTTCTCGGCGAGGGAGACGTGTCCCAATTGTCGCAGGCGTAAGGGGAGatcattaaacatttttcctcGTCCCTCCGTCCTGTCCCATTTTAACAGAAGATATAAACATGACTTGTTTGACTTTTCTGGGACTATCTCTTCCTTTTTGATGAAGAATTCCTGGTGGTGGAGAGAGGAGATTAGTTTTAAACAATCATTGTACCTCAAATGTTCGGCAACTAGTCGCAGTTCCCGTAAGTTAAGGTCCTTCGTACTGTCACAACATGAAAGAGCTCCAAGgataaatattgcaaaaaaCAACATGACAGCAGAACATGAGAGACTTGTGACGTCAAATTACACTGCATGCAGATTTCTTGCTACGTCATAGTTGATTACGTCAGGTTCTTGCTCTAGATTTGATAGATGATTTGAGTGAgagagaaataaagaaaaacaaaaacatttcgtaaaatttaaaatttgtgagcttatttttagttataaatattttttcaggaattataacaaataaaatattaatcaaatgtggtataattttttaattcaggtctAAAAAACCAtctttttcataataatatcattattgttatatttcaatgttatttcaaatttttgttcATCGTTGTAAGTTTGCCTGTAGTTTTTGCTTTAAATTCCTTTTAAGGAGAAGTTATAACAGAATACCCTTTTCAATAGTAGATCAGaccattgttttcaataaaagttcATTGACATGTAATTTAGGAGACTAATTTAATGTCTTTTTAATGTTAGATATCAAGTTCAGTAATTGGATTTGACGttatatgattaaaattttatttatatcaataattataTCTCATCGTGATTGTCTTATAACCATTAAACTTTGATAATTGATTAGGTACGAGACAGTGACTTAAAATGGAATAATACCGTCCATTTGTGtgtgttttgttctatttttctattattattaatttgtaaaactgCTATAAATAAAAGAAGTATGTCTTCtgcaaaaaagaaattgaaatgaattgaTTAGCTTTAGATTATAAGTagataagaaaaaaagcaaggatgtttgatatttacatttttttaaatattttaaactaaatacATTAAATCAACGAGTACTCGACTAAAGCCCCCTAATAATCGACTAGTCTCTCCGAGTAAAATTGACAAGCTTACTTTTTAGCATTATTACACAAAAGTCTTTATGTATAAACATGCAGTTTATTACAATTCTTGACATGCACCTCGCGGAAGAGCCAAACTATAATTAATATTGTTCCATAAAGTACTAACAAGACCGCCAAAAATGCCGAACCTACATTTAAAACCGTCATTTATTGTACAATTCAACTCATTTATTGTATAATTCAACTCATTTATTGTACAAATCAACTCATTAATTGTACAATTGAACTCACTTACGGGGTTAGGGATGGAATGACATAAAACACCTTGATAAATTCTGTTTGCTctaattttatctttttgttaaataaatttgaCTTCCGACTTCGGGGCACGATACTTCGCGCGCAAATGTAccccggtacatgtatattcagcGCTattcaaagagagataacttcaaTATGCTCGTCCGTCCTCTGGCTGCTCGTTTAAAAAAGACatgggaaaaaatatttttgggggGATTAACTGTCTTTCAAAGTCATAATAAagacattaaattaaaaaaaatgttttaccctTGCTGTACCatataaaaattctaatttcttaaataaaacacacacacacacatctaGCACGTAGGACTTTTTATATGAACTGTTGGGTACCAATATTTGGTATATAAATTGcatttcattatataatataatatttggtatatgaatattatttcttttttggttttttttaacactcCTTCCCTTTGTGCGATGGTAAGCAGTTTCCTAAATCATATTGTGATACGTTAAATCGTTTACGTGGTGCGCGTGTCCGTGAAATAGTTACAAACTTACAATGTAAGGCAATGCTATTTACTATAGCTTTATCGCCGTATCAGTTTGTAAatctatatttatgtttatctCCCTGATAAACAAGAGTGTTAACCGCTCGTAAAGGACTCCCAAggataaaaactattttacagGTAAAGCTCATCGACATATTTGGCATAAATTTATTACATTATGGTTTGGTAATTCAGTAAAATCGCAACCTCCTTGTTAAatgtttagtacatgtatttgttgtttttcaCAATGAAATATATTGAGCTGGATTTCATTTTATAGTTCAAATtaagaatttgttttataagaGGTAGCCAGTTTTCAATCACATCATCTACGATTGAACAAGAAATCGGTTAAACCTttctacaatttttaaattctttaatcATATAAATTCATGTATTTGAAGCTGATGTCGTTTATTATagtaaaaacaaaagttttgcatCATTGTCGGTATTCGTTTATGCATTACTGCAAATGACATGGTAAAAAGTTGAAATTgcgaaaattgtgaaaattttatGGCAGTGTGGCTTCCTCGGTAGAAATGCCCATGTGACTGGCACGAATTGAAAGAAATTGCAAAAAGCGCCGacatttttgacatatttaaaaACGACTTTTCCTGTTGTTATTGTATTAGCTAAGAACGGAAACATTTGAATGAGCATCCGCAACAGTACAGATCATATGGGTTTTGAAATGGTTGGCTTTGGTTCGTTTGCTACAGTAATGAAACAGTAGCCTCATTCGACACAACAAAAGAACACAAAAATAACAATGGCTTGGCTTTTAATATGAATCACATTCACTATACACACAGAAATAAATTACAGGTACACTGGCATTTAAAATGCCGACTTCCATGCTATAATAtgacaaatacattgtattcatAAGATATATAAGAAGCTGCCTTCGACCTGACGCGGTCTGAGAAAGTACGTCAAATATTTCGTTACTGGCGGTACTTTGCTTTCgcaattttgatgcattttgcaCGGAACGATCTCTCCGTGTATCTCCGTCTACACATCCGAATTTCCTTcaaaaagttttctttgtttacgCAGCATTTTTCAAAGGACATGGAGAAGCTGACAGCGCACTGCGTAATCTTGGATATGAAAGTGTCTAAGTTCCCGGATTGGACCTCGCCGCCGGCGGTGTGAACACTGTTAAGAATGCGCTGACTGCTGTAAAGACTGCATGACATCATCTTCCGGGCTGTTCGCTGTCCCACCCTGCAGCATCTGGCCGCTGTGGGTCGGAATCTGTGGACCACGGGCTGTTCCCGCTGTAGCTGCCGCTGTAGGTACGGAGGAATGACGGATTCCGCTGAAAGAAAAGGGAGATAACGTCAGTACTTCCGTCGGAAAAGCATGaactatacaatatatatatccaTAGTAACAAATATCTTCTTGGTATACCAGTTTAAAATGGATTAGAAgatgcaaaaaaataattaagataaaataaatcaattttgcgCAAAATACGGCGTAAAATTTTTCTCCttatatttttctgttgatCACTCTATCAAAAgttacatttaaaatatgtgCTTGTAGTAAAATGGAAACATCAAAGGCTACGATTCCTGTGACATTTTCACGGTTGGCGGCGCGTGTAAAAGATTAAGACACCGATAAGACGGTTAGCGCGTCTTTAGAGGGATTACCCTTAGCGGTGGTTTCCGGTAACGTACGTCTCGCGTCGTCAGCCCATGCACTGTGTCAGTGAGACGATTGGTCCCGTACATCGGGTGATTGCCTTCCTGAAATCGCCTGATGTTTTGTCACTTTAAACGTTTTAAAACGCAAACTGAACTTAGCAAACCGCAAACGAAATAAGCGAAGTATCggataaaacatttcaaagttatataattttgaatatcgAGTTCTGTAATGTatgtttagttttaattttgtttcattgtaaggaaataaataatgagatatataaaaaacaaaaacaaaaaagtttaaaatagaaagacACAAATtaattccaaaataaaaaaaatccttccactaattttgatatattactttttaaaaatcttgtttttagAAATTAGGAATTCTTTGGAAGTTCCTTACATAAGAAAGGAACCTTACCTGATTTTATTAGCAGAAGACAGGCCAGAATCCCAACAGATGTCACAAGGGTCTTCATCTTGAATTTTTCTTACTCTTTTTCGGAAAATAGTTTCTATATCTGAATTTCGGACCGTTATTATACCGTTCTTTCCCTGTGCATGGGGCGTGGAGATCACGTCAATCGTTGTCGCTGACCAATCAGATCCGCCGCCAGTGGCTGTATGCTCCTCGGACGACGATCGCATCATAATTCTTACACCTCGTGACCAATATAATcttgttttttaattgaatgGCAAAATCGCACCATACCATCCTgatctttttgtttgtttgtttgtttggtttccGGATGGGTGTGGGTAGATAggtacaaaacaaatttttgtcgtTTTCTGAACACTTGCcttcataattttgtt
This portion of the Magallana gigas chromosome 7, xbMagGiga1.1, whole genome shotgun sequence genome encodes:
- the LOC105348059 gene encoding uncharacterized protein: MKTLVTSVGILACLLLIKSAESVIPPYLQRQLQREQPVVHRFRPTAARCCRVGQRTARKMMSCSLYSSQRILNSVHTAGGEVQSGNLDTFISKITQCAVSFSMSFEKCCVNKENFLKEIRMCRRRYTERSFRAKCIKIAKAKYRQ